The proteins below are encoded in one region of Thermoflexus hugenholtzii JAD2:
- the trmB gene encoding tRNA (guanosine(46)-N7)-methyltransferase TrmB has protein sequence MSTPMGDVDRIPPPRFQLGDPRWVLELRYLPWPVAWAACFGRPGPLHVELGFGDGAFLAALARRMPAANLVGVERALEPTRWALRRMRREGVENVRLVLGDAFAALAFLFEPGSIEGLYVNFPDPWPKARHHHRRLLTPGFLHLAAHRLQPGGLLTIATDDPDYALWIAEALRDTPGLESVFETPWVHALPGREPTRYERKALAAGRPCFYFVWRRSGAVPAPVLPRIMRGEASMPHRIWEGDPDLSQVAAQLRGRLWQDGETIWRVKGLYRAVEGEGLLIELLMAEGSWVETVALIFRPHGPGLWILKPAEIGGLRPTLALKMGVQRIAQAIEEATPGLRVVSSTI, from the coding sequence GTGTCCACGCCGATGGGCGATGTGGATCGGATCCCGCCGCCGCGGTTTCAGCTGGGGGACCCGCGGTGGGTGCTGGAGCTGCGATACCTGCCGTGGCCGGTGGCGTGGGCGGCCTGTTTCGGCCGCCCGGGGCCGCTCCATGTGGAGCTGGGCTTCGGCGATGGGGCCTTCCTGGCCGCCCTGGCCCGCCGGATGCCGGCCGCCAACCTGGTCGGGGTGGAGCGGGCCCTGGAGCCGACCCGCTGGGCCCTCCGGCGCATGCGCCGAGAGGGAGTCGAGAACGTCCGGCTGGTGCTGGGGGACGCCTTCGCCGCCCTGGCCTTCCTGTTCGAGCCGGGGTCCATCGAAGGGCTTTATGTCAACTTCCCGGATCCCTGGCCGAAGGCCCGTCATCATCATCGACGCCTGCTGACGCCGGGCTTCCTTCATCTGGCCGCCCATCGCCTCCAGCCCGGCGGCCTCCTGACCATCGCTACCGATGATCCTGATTACGCCCTCTGGATCGCGGAGGCGCTCCGGGACACCCCCGGTCTGGAGAGCGTCTTTGAGACGCCCTGGGTGCACGCCCTGCCGGGGCGGGAGCCCACGCGATATGAACGCAAGGCCCTGGCGGCCGGACGGCCATGCTTTTATTTCGTCTGGCGGCGATCCGGAGCGGTCCCGGCGCCGGTGTTGCCGCGGATCATGCGAGGGGAGGCGTCCATGCCCCATCGGATCTGGGAGGGGGATCCGGATCTCTCTCAGGTGGCGGCGCAGCTGCGGGGACGCCTGTGGCAGGACGGGGAGACCATCTGGCGGGTGAAGGGCCTGTATCGGGCCGTGGAGGGGGAGGGGTTACTGATCGAACTGCTGATGGCCGAGGGATCCTGGGTGGAGACGGTGGCCCTGATCTTCCGTCCCCATGGCCCAGGGCTCTGGATCCTCAAGCCGGCGGAGATCGGAGGGCTCCGGCCCACCCTGGCCCTTAAGATGGGCGTCCAGCGCATCGCTCAGGCCATTGAGGAGGCAACCCCCGGGCTGCGCGTGGTCTCCTCCACGATCTGA